GCTTTTTACTCATAAGCTTATGAAAATAACTCACTATGAGAGTCGTTCTTATAACTATTTAATACGTTCAATTCCGTACATAACAACTCTTTTTTCTAAAGGTGTCCTTCGTGAAACTTAAACCCCTGGTGGCCCTGGGCCTGATGACACTGGCTGCCTCGACCCAAGCCTTCGGCGGGGCCACGCTGGAGCGGATAGAACAGAAAAAAGAGCTGGTGGGCGTGCTGATGGAAAGCTACCCGCCGTTCTCGTTCCTCAATGACCAGAACCAGCTCGATGGCTTCGACGTCGATGTAGCCAAGGCCGTGGCGCAGAAACTGGGCGTGAAGCTGCGCCTGGAGACGCCGTCCTGGGACGTGATCGCCGCCGGCCGCTGGAGCGGGCGCTACGACATCTGCATCTGCTCGATGACCCCGAGCAAGGCCCGCGCCGAAGTGTTTGATTTCCCGGTGGAGTACTACGCCTCCCCGGCCGTGATCGTGGTCAATGCCAAGGATGACCGCATCCACGCCGCCAAGGACCTGAGCGGCAAGAAAGTCGGCCTCACCAGCGCCTCCAGCTATGAAAGCTACCTGAACAAGAACCTGGTGATCGAAGGCGCCGAAGACACACAGTTGCAGTACCCGTTCGAGGACGTGCAGATCGCCCCGTACGACACCGACAATATCGCCTTCCAGGATCTGGGCCTGGGCGCCGGCGTGCGCCTGGATGCAATCCTCACCAACCTGGTCACCGCCCAACCGCGCCTGACCCAGGACAAGCGTTTCAAGCTGGCTGGCGAACCGCTGTACTCGGAACCCAACTCGGTGGCCATCGAAAAAGGCGACGCCGCGTGGGACAGCAAAGTGCGTGAGGTGTTTGCCCAGCTTAAACAGGACGGCACCTTGAGCAAGCTGTCGCAAAAATGGATCGGCGCTGATATCAGCCGATGAGCTTTCGCGTACGGCTTTACCTGACCTGGGCGGCGCTGTTCGTGCTGTTTGCGAGCTTCTTCCTGAGCTTTGACCTGAAGTTCTCGATCATCCTCGACAAGCTGCCCAACCTGGTCGGCCTGCACCTGGCGCCCAACGGCTTTTTGCAAGGCGCGGCGCTGACGGTGTTTTTGTGCCTGTGCTCGATGGTGGCCTCGTCGGTGCTGGGCTTTATCACCGCGCTGGGGCGTCTGTCGAAAAGTGCCGTGGCGTTTGGCATCGCCAGCTTCTACGCCTCGTTCTTTCGCGGCACGCCGCTGCTGATCCAGATCCTGCTGATCTACCTGGGCCTGCCGCAACTGGGCCTGGTGCCGGGCGCCATCGTCGCCGGGATCATCGCGTTGTCGCTGAACTATGGCGCCTACCTGAGCGAAATCTTCCGCGCCGGTATCCTCGGCGTACCCCACGGCCAGCGCGAAGCCGCCCTGGCGCTGGGCATGCGCGACAGTGCGATCTTCTGGCACGTCACCCTGCCCCAGGCCATGCGCACCATTGTTCCGCCCGCCACCAACCAGTTCATCTCCATGCTCAAGGATTCGTCCCTGATCTCGGTGATGGGCGTGTGGGAAGTGATGTTCCTGGCGCAATCCTATGGGCGCTCAAGCTACCGCTACATTGAGATGCTCACCACGGCCGCGATTATCTACTGGGTGATGTCCCTCGGGCTGGAACTGATCCAGGCGCGGATGGAACGCCACTATGGCAAAGGGTATGCAAGGCGTGGGTAAAGATCAGTAGCGTCATAGTAATCAGCCCTAGGGTGCAGCGTGCTTAATCGCAGCGCACTAGAGACATCTCCCGCAAGCGAGCGGCACCGGGACTGACAGTTATCCCACCCCACCCCCGCTAAATTCCCCGCCTCATACATCAAGAGGTGGGTTTACATGCCGCTCATACCGAAACAACTCGCGCTCGCCATGACCCTGATACTGGGAGCCACCAGCGCTCAATACGTCCAGGCACGAGGCGACATGGAGCCAGAGCAAGACACCGATGAGCCACTTTTCGTCCATCGGGGCAAGGCAGATGCGCCTATCAAACCAGCGTTCCACAGACCAGACTTCCGGTTCGCCAACCAGGCCGTCAGTCAGAATGCCCTGAGTGCCGCCCGTGCGCTCGACTCTACTGTGCAAGCAGCACTGGCCTCGGACGAGGTGGACTATGGGACAAAACAAGACATTAGACGGTATCTCTGGAGACTGAACGGACTGGAGCCGGGCCAATTGGGCGTGGTACTTGAACAGTTGGCGGGTAGCCAGAACGCCAACTTGGGCACCGCCACCCAAAACAACATGAGGCAGCTCAATGCCAGCCTGTTGTCGGCAATACGTCAGGTGGATGGCGACACCCAAGAAGGCGGGCGCGTGTGGTTCCAGGCCCTGGGTAATACCGGCAAGCTGGATGCTCAAGACGGCAACGACGGTTTGAAGCAACGTGACAAAGGGCTGTTGCTGGGTGCCGACTGGTCGATAGACCACGTCTGGCGGGCGGGTGCCGTCGGTGGCAAGTCTGACAGCGACCTGAGCGCCAAGCGCTTCAAGGGCGAAGTGGACAGCTGGCACCTCGGCGCGTATGGCGTTCGCCAGGACGGCCCCCTGGCGTTGCGCCTGGGGGCACTCTACAGCCGCCATGCTGGGCAGAATAAACGTGCCGTCGACGTCAACTTCCTGGACCATCGCGAAAACCTGACGGGCAGCTACAAAGCCCAGAGCCAGAACATTTTCGCCGAGACGGGTTATCAGATCGATACCGGCGGCTTGCGCGCCGAGCCCTTTGCCGGTGTAGGGTTCCAGCGTTATCACCGTGACCGCTTCCAGGAAAAGGGCGGCCATACCGCGCTGAACGTCGGCTCGCAGACCCAGCAAAACCTCAGCAGCACCTTCGGCCTCCGATTGACCAAAGACTTTAGCCTGGACAACCAACTGACCCTCACACCGCACCTGAGCACCAGTTGGAAACATCTGTATGGCAACGTCGACAGCAGCGTTCGCCAGTCGTTTGCATGGGAAGAAATCGCGAGTTTCACCGAAGGATTCACCATCGGTGGCACCTCCCTGGACCGTAACAGCCTGGCGATGCGCACCGGCCTGGACATGGCGCTGTCGAATGAACACAGCGTCGGCCTGACCTATTCCGCAGAGTTCGGCAGCAACAGTCGCAACCAGGGCTTGATGGGCCAGTGGGCAATGGCGTTCTAAGCCACGTGGGGGCCGGATAATCAGGCAAAAAAAAGGGGAGCACCTGCTCCCCCGAGGATTAAACGGTAGTGTCGAAGGCTGTATCAGCCTTCGATTTCAATCAGGATTTCGCCAGGGTTCACCCGGTCGCCCTTGGCCACGTGAACGGCAGTCACCTTGCCGGCAATCGCTGCCTGCACTTCGGTTTCCATCTTCATGGCCTCGGTGATCAGCACTGCCTGGCCGGCCTTGACCACGTCGCCTTCCTTGACCAACACGTCGACGATATTGCCTGGCATCGCGGTACTGACATGCCCTGGCTCGCTGGCCTGCTTGCGCTTGCTGCTGCCGCCGCCGACGAACTCATTGAGCGGTTCGAACACCACTTCTTCGGGCATGCCGTCGATGGACAGGTAGAAGTGGCGCTTGCCTTCGGCTTTCACGCCGACACCGGTGATGTCCACGCGGTAGCTTTCACCGTGCACGTCGATGACGAACTCGGTCGGCACGCCTTCGCCACCGGCACGGGCAACGCCGCCGGCTTCAGGGATTGGCAACAGCACTTCCGGGGCCAAGGTGCCGGCGTCGCGTTCTTCGAGGAACTTGCGGCCAATGTCCGGGAACATGGCGTAGGTCAGCACGTCTTCTTCGGACTTGGCCAGCGCGCCGATTTCACCGCGCAGCTTGGTCATCTCTGGCTTGAGCAAGTCGGCTGGGCGCACGTCGATCACTTCTTCGCTGCCGATGGCCTGGCGACGCAGCTTCTCGTTCACGGTGCCCGGCGCTTTGCCGTAGCCGCCTTGCAGGTACAGCTTCACTTCGTTGGTGATGGTCTTGTAACGCTCGCCGGCCAACACGTTGAAGAACGCCTGGGTGCCGACGATCTGCGACGTGGGCGTGACCAGTGGCGGGAAGCCAAGGTCTTCACGCACACGCGGGATTTCGGCCAGCACTTCGCTCATGCGGTTGAGCGCGCCCTGCTCTTTCAATTGGTTGGCCAGGTTGGAAATCATCCCGCCCGGGACCTGGTTGACTTGCACGCGGGTGTCGACGGCGGTGAATTCGCTTTCGAACTGGTGGTACTTCTTGCGCACGGCATAGAAGTACAGGCCGATCTCTTGCAGCAGCTCCAGGCTCAGGCCGGTGTCGAATTCGCTGCCCTTAAGGGCGGCGACCATCGACTCGGTGCCCGGGTGGCTGGTGCCCCAGGCGAAGCTGGAGATAGCGGTGTCGATATGGTCGGCACCGTTTTCGATGGCCTTGAGTTGGCACATCGCGGCCAAGCCGGCGGTGTCGTGGGAGTGGATGAAGATCGGCAGGTTCTGCTCGGCCTTCAACGCCTTGACCAGTTCGCCGGTGGCGTACGGCGTCAGCAGGCCAGCCATGTCCTTGATCGCGATCGAGTCGCAACCCATGGATTCCAACTGCTTGGCCTGGGCCACGAACGCTTCGATGGTGTGCACCGGGCTGGTGGTGTAGGCGATGGTGCCCTGGGCATGTTTGCCGGCCGCTTTCACCGCTTCGATGGCCACGCGCAGGTTACGCACGTCATTCATGGCGTCGAAGATGCGGAACACGTCGATACCGTTGACGGCGGCCTTGGCCACGAAGGCTTTGACCACGTCGTCGCTGTAGTGGCGGTAGCCCAGCAGGTTCTGGCCACGCAGCAGCATTTGCAGGCGGGTGTTAGGCAACGCGGCGCGCAGTTTGCGCAGGCGCTCCCACGGGTCTTCTTTCAAAAAACGTACGCAGGCGTCGAAGGTCGCGCCGCCCCACACTTCCAGGGACCAGTAGCCGACTTTGTCGAGCTTGTCGCAGATCGGCAGCATGTCGTCGGTGCGCATGCGAGTGGCCAGCAACGATTGGTGGGCGTCGCGCAGGATGGTGTCGGTGACAAAGATTTTCTTGGACATTGTTGTATTCCTCACAGGCCTGCGTGGGCGGCGATGGCGGCGGCGATGGCCAGGGCCAGCTCTTCGGGTTTGCGCTTGATCGAGTAGTTGGTCAGCTCAGGGTGGGCTTCAACGAAGCTGGTGTTGAACTGGCCACTGCGGAATTCCGGGTTGCGCAGGATTTCCTGATAGTACGCGGCGGTAGTCTTCACGCCTTGCAGGCGCATGTCGTCCAGGGCACGCAGGCCGCGGTCCATAGCTTCTTCCCAGGTCAACGCCCACACCACCAGTTTCAGGCACATGGAGTCGTAGAACGGCGGGATGGTGTAGCCGGTGTAGATCGCCGTGTCGGTGCGCACGCCGGGGCCGCCGGGCGCGTAGTAGCGGGTGATCTTGCCGAAGCTGGGAAGAAAGTTGTTTTTCGGGTCTTCGGCGTTGATGCGAAACTGCAACGCGAAACCACGGTGCTGGATGTCTTCCTGCTTCACCGACAGCGGCAGGCCCGAGGCGATGCGGATCTGTTCACGAACGATGTCGATCCCGGTGATTTCCTCGGTGATGGTGTGTTCCACCTGCACCCGGGTGTTCATCTCCATGAAGTACACCTCGCCCTCGGCGAGCAGGAACTCCACGGTGCCGGCGTTCTCGTAGCCCACGGCCTTGGCGGCGCGCACCGACA
The genomic region above belongs to Pseudomonas sp. S35 and contains:
- a CDS encoding autotransporter outer membrane beta-barrel domain-containing protein encodes the protein MPLIPKQLALAMTLILGATSAQYVQARGDMEPEQDTDEPLFVHRGKADAPIKPAFHRPDFRFANQAVSQNALSAARALDSTVQAALASDEVDYGTKQDIRRYLWRLNGLEPGQLGVVLEQLAGSQNANLGTATQNNMRQLNASLLSAIRQVDGDTQEGGRVWFQALGNTGKLDAQDGNDGLKQRDKGLLLGADWSIDHVWRAGAVGGKSDSDLSAKRFKGEVDSWHLGAYGVRQDGPLALRLGALYSRHAGQNKRAVDVNFLDHRENLTGSYKAQSQNIFAETGYQIDTGGLRAEPFAGVGFQRYHRDRFQEKGGHTALNVGSQTQQNLSSTFGLRLTKDFSLDNQLTLTPHLSTSWKHLYGNVDSSVRQSFAWEEIASFTEGFTIGGTSLDRNSLAMRTGLDMALSNEHSVGLTYSAEFGSNSRNQGLMGQWAMAF
- a CDS encoding amino acid ABC transporter permease; amino-acid sequence: MSFRVRLYLTWAALFVLFASFFLSFDLKFSIILDKLPNLVGLHLAPNGFLQGAALTVFLCLCSMVASSVLGFITALGRLSKSAVAFGIASFYASFFRGTPLLIQILLIYLGLPQLGLVPGAIVAGIIALSLNYGAYLSEIFRAGILGVPHGQREAALALGMRDSAIFWHVTLPQAMRTIVPPATNQFISMLKDSSLISVMGVWEVMFLAQSYGRSSYRYIEMLTTAAIIYWVMSLGLELIQARMERHYGKGYARRG
- the oadA gene encoding sodium-extruding oxaloacetate decarboxylase subunit alpha, with amino-acid sequence MSKKIFVTDTILRDAHQSLLATRMRTDDMLPICDKLDKVGYWSLEVWGGATFDACVRFLKEDPWERLRKLRAALPNTRLQMLLRGQNLLGYRHYSDDVVKAFVAKAAVNGIDVFRIFDAMNDVRNLRVAIEAVKAAGKHAQGTIAYTTSPVHTIEAFVAQAKQLESMGCDSIAIKDMAGLLTPYATGELVKALKAEQNLPIFIHSHDTAGLAAMCQLKAIENGADHIDTAISSFAWGTSHPGTESMVAALKGSEFDTGLSLELLQEIGLYFYAVRKKYHQFESEFTAVDTRVQVNQVPGGMISNLANQLKEQGALNRMSEVLAEIPRVREDLGFPPLVTPTSQIVGTQAFFNVLAGERYKTITNEVKLYLQGGYGKAPGTVNEKLRRQAIGSEEVIDVRPADLLKPEMTKLRGEIGALAKSEEDVLTYAMFPDIGRKFLEERDAGTLAPEVLLPIPEAGGVARAGGEGVPTEFVIDVHGESYRVDITGVGVKAEGKRHFYLSIDGMPEEVVFEPLNEFVGGGSSKRKQASEPGHVSTAMPGNIVDVLVKEGDVVKAGQAVLITEAMKMETEVQAAIAGKVTAVHVAKGDRVNPGEILIEIEG
- a CDS encoding ABC transporter substrate-binding protein: MKLKPLVALGLMTLAASTQAFGGATLERIEQKKELVGVLMESYPPFSFLNDQNQLDGFDVDVAKAVAQKLGVKLRLETPSWDVIAAGRWSGRYDICICSMTPSKARAEVFDFPVEYYASPAVIVVNAKDDRIHAAKDLSGKKVGLTSASSYESYLNKNLVIEGAEDTQLQYPFEDVQIAPYDTDNIAFQDLGLGAGVRLDAILTNLVTAQPRLTQDKRFKLAGEPLYSEPNSVAIEKGDAAWDSKVREVFAQLKQDGTLSKLSQKWIGADISR